In Halococcus salifodinae DSM 8989, one DNA window encodes the following:
- a CDS encoding MmgE/PrpD family protein: MTDNTEYAVREWEAHVYEFLDEPIPDDVRAHAATTVGDVLCATVAGSAAPGVGAVGANADFGDGQATVLGTARTTTPEAAALCNGAAAIAQETDEGHDTGGHVGSGIVAGGLAAAEAAAVSGATFVDACARSYELCVRLERVIFAMKDRLNDATPWLLRDPHAAWTTVGPALTAAQCFGASMEELRETFRIAANLAVISMHDPYEEGPPARNFTAGFSAQAGVSAARTALTGLTGSASAIGVVYDPFESLLPEGEFEGSFASLGERWEITRNYFKPYPSCRYTHPPLDALREAIEENNSENRIDPETVESIEIETFANATDMANPAPESFTAAKFSTPYVLARYLVSGDLRLEHFSSTAIVDPEVKKIAESVRLVRAERFDEGVPEAWGAAATIQFADGTELTGERSFPRGDHRDPIDESALRTRQRELLAHGLDGSDVEWAMNAITTIDSRPVREVTAALRAETA, from the coding sequence ATGACCGACAATACCGAATACGCCGTGCGCGAGTGGGAAGCGCACGTCTACGAGTTCCTCGACGAACCGATCCCCGACGACGTCCGCGCCCACGCCGCGACGACCGTCGGCGACGTGCTCTGTGCGACCGTAGCTGGTTCCGCGGCCCCTGGCGTCGGCGCGGTCGGGGCGAACGCCGACTTCGGTGACGGCCAGGCGACCGTCCTCGGGACCGCCCGAACCACGACGCCCGAGGCCGCCGCACTCTGCAACGGGGCGGCGGCGATCGCTCAAGAGACCGACGAGGGCCACGACACGGGCGGTCACGTCGGGAGTGGGATCGTCGCCGGCGGCCTCGCCGCGGCGGAGGCCGCAGCCGTGAGTGGCGCGACGTTCGTCGACGCCTGCGCCCGCTCGTACGAGCTCTGCGTCCGGCTCGAACGCGTGATCTTCGCGATGAAGGACCGACTCAACGACGCGACGCCGTGGCTGCTCCGCGATCCCCACGCGGCGTGGACCACGGTCGGCCCAGCGCTGACGGCCGCGCAGTGTTTCGGCGCAAGTATGGAAGAGCTCCGCGAGACGTTCCGGATCGCGGCGAACCTCGCGGTGATCTCGATGCACGACCCCTACGAGGAGGGACCGCCAGCCCGGAACTTCACCGCGGGTTTCTCGGCCCAGGCCGGCGTGAGCGCTGCACGGACCGCCCTCACGGGGCTGACTGGTTCGGCGAGCGCGATCGGCGTCGTGTACGACCCGTTCGAGTCGCTGCTCCCCGAGGGCGAGTTCGAGGGGAGTTTCGCGTCGCTCGGCGAACGGTGGGAGATCACGCGGAACTACTTCAAGCCGTACCCGTCGTGTCGGTACACTCACCCACCGCTCGACGCGCTTCGCGAGGCCATTGAGGAGAACAACTCGGAGAACAGGATCGATCCCGAAACCGTCGAATCGATCGAGATCGAGACGTTCGCCAACGCGACCGACATGGCGAACCCCGCCCCGGAGAGTTTCACGGCCGCGAAGTTCTCCACGCCGTACGTCCTCGCGCGCTACCTCGTGAGCGGCGACCTCCGGCTGGAACACTTCTCCTCGACCGCCATCGTGGACCCCGAGGTCAAGAAAATCGCCGAGAGCGTCCGTCTCGTGCGGGCGGAGCGCTTCGACGAGGGGGTCCCCGAGGCGTGGGGTGCGGCCGCGACCATCCAGTTCGCGGACGGCACTGAGCTCACTGGGGAACGGTCGTTCCCCAGAGGCGATCACCGCGATCCGATCGACGAGTCAGCGCTACGGACGCGACAGCGTGAACTGCTCGCGCACGGTCTCGACGGGAGCGACGTCGAGTGGGCGATGAACGCGATCACGACCATCGACTCGCGGCCCGTCCGTGAGGTGACGGCCGCACTCCGGGCCGAAACAGCGTAG
- a CDS encoding MmgE/PrpD family protein, with the protein MDHGTADEEHTHRLAAWVAELDSETVPPSVEDRVGLVVADTLGVVIGGASDDAVARLREAWRERADDTGDATILAADAGRASRHHAAFLNATSGTVLELDEGHRFAAGHPAIHVLPALLAEAETRYADREAFLVAFVAGYETAVRVAEAVQPLAEGYHPHGVWGVVGGAAAVSRLRGYDATTTRTALSIAANYAQHTRFAAATAGATVRNSYAGMSNLASLIAADQARAGFTELDDGIAAHLASASAAGVVRERLAADLGDRWTLSEGYFKTHAACRYTHATLDALAAALDGIDGEPAAEEVEEVIVETYAAAAKLDDPHPRNALAAKFSVPFAVATALRTGSTGAEAFTNDAVAPETLALAERVAVRVEDEIDARAPDERGARVTVTLANGTEASAAVRHARGGEADPFEPSELRAKFESLVGPAIGSERTDRLWTAARDPAPPRVLCAMVRGGEHPDR; encoded by the coding sequence ATGGACCACGGAACAGCCGACGAGGAACACACCCACCGCCTCGCGGCGTGGGTCGCGGAGCTCGATAGCGAGACCGTTCCGCCGTCGGTCGAGGACCGCGTCGGGCTCGTGGTCGCCGACACGCTTGGCGTCGTGATCGGCGGCGCAAGCGACGACGCGGTGGCACGCCTCCGCGAGGCCTGGCGCGAGCGGGCGGACGACACCGGCGACGCGACGATCCTCGCCGCCGACGCGGGACGAGCGAGCCGACACCATGCGGCCTTCCTCAACGCGACGAGCGGCACAGTCTTGGAACTCGACGAGGGTCATCGGTTCGCCGCAGGCCACCCGGCGATTCACGTTCTCCCTGCGCTCCTCGCGGAGGCCGAAACGCGCTACGCCGACCGCGAGGCATTCCTCGTGGCGTTCGTGGCAGGCTACGAGACCGCCGTCAGGGTCGCCGAGGCAGTCCAGCCGCTCGCAGAGGGGTACCACCCACACGGCGTCTGGGGGGTGGTCGGGGGCGCTGCCGCCGTTTCCCGGCTCCGGGGCTACGACGCGACGACGACCCGGACGGCGCTCTCGATCGCCGCCAACTACGCCCAGCACACTCGCTTTGCGGCCGCGACGGCAGGGGCCACAGTTAGGAACTCCTACGCAGGCATGAGCAACCTCGCCTCGCTGATCGCGGCGGATCAGGCGCGGGCAGGGTTCACCGAGCTCGACGACGGGATCGCCGCCCACCTCGCGTCGGCCAGCGCGGCGGGCGTCGTCCGCGAGCGTCTCGCCGCCGACCTCGGCGATCGGTGGACGCTCTCGGAGGGGTATTTCAAAACTCACGCTGCCTGTCGGTACACCCACGCGACGCTGGACGCGCTCGCGGCGGCGCTCGACGGGATCGACGGGGAGCCAGCGGCCGAGGAGGTAGAGGAGGTGATCGTCGAGACGTACGCTGCGGCCGCGAAGCTCGACGATCCACACCCACGAAACGCGCTCGCGGCGAAGTTCTCGGTGCCGTTCGCGGTCGCGACGGCGCTCCGCACCGGCTCGACCGGTGCCGAGGCGTTCACGAACGACGCCGTCGCCCCGGAGACGCTCGCGCTCGCCGAGCGCGTGGCGGTCCGCGTTGAGGACGAGATCGACGCGCGAGCACCCGACGAACGCGGGGCCCGTGTGACGGTGACGCTCGCCAATGGAACCGAGGCCAGCGCCGCGGTGCGGCACGCGCGCGGTGGCGAGGCCGACCCGTTCGAGCCGTCGGAACTGCGGGCGAAGTTCGAGTCGCTGGTCGGTCCCGCGATCGGCAGCGAGCGGACCGACCGGCTCTGGACGGCGGCCCGCGACCCCGCACCGCCACGGGTGCTCTGTGCGATGGTCCGCGGCGGCGAGCACCCGGACCGATGA
- a CDS encoding ABC transporter ATP-binding protein: MLEIDDLRAGYDGIEVLHGVDLTVEEGEIVALVGSNGAGKTTTTRAIAGIVESMGGSIRYRGDEIGGEDPHEIVERGIVQVPEDRDLFTGLSVRENLLLGAQTDDAKADRGSTIEEAFDLFPRLEERADQRAGTMSGGEQQMLTLARALMGAPDLLVLDEPSTGLAPQLVADMFGTIAEIHDSGLTVLIIEQNVQQTLELADRGYVMENGRITLDGTGDELLDDEGVVEAYLGV, encoded by the coding sequence ATGCTTGAGATCGACGACCTCCGAGCGGGCTACGACGGGATCGAGGTGCTCCACGGCGTCGACTTGACTGTCGAGGAGGGGGAGATCGTCGCGCTCGTCGGCTCGAACGGTGCAGGGAAGACGACCACGACGCGGGCGATCGCGGGGATCGTCGAGTCGATGGGTGGCTCAATCCGGTATCGTGGCGACGAAATCGGCGGCGAAGACCCACACGAGATCGTCGAGCGCGGAATCGTCCAGGTTCCCGAGGACCGCGACCTCTTTACGGGGCTGAGCGTGCGGGAGAACCTCCTCCTCGGAGCACAGACCGACGATGCGAAGGCGGATCGGGGATCGACCATCGAGGAGGCGTTCGACCTGTTCCCGCGGCTCGAAGAGCGCGCCGACCAGCGCGCCGGGACGATGAGCGGGGGCGAACAGCAGATGCTGACGCTCGCGCGCGCCCTGATGGGTGCGCCCGACCTCCTCGTGCTCGACGAGCCCTCGACCGGCCTCGCCCCGCAACTCGTCGCGGACATGTTCGGAACGATCGCCGAGATCCACGACTCGGGGCTCACAGTGTTGATCATCGAGCAGAACGTCCAGCAGACGCTCGAACTCGCCGATCGGGGCTACGTGATGGAGAACGGCCGGATCACGCTCGACGGCACCGGCGACGAGCTGCTTGACGACGAGGGCGTCGTCGAGGCGTACCTCGGGGTGTAA
- a CDS encoding ABC transporter ATP-binding protein has product MSTDTPNETTDTDASTTTDHEGEALLRATDVTKTFDGLVALRDVSLDVRRGEIVGLIGPNGAGKTTLFNCISGVFAPTEGTVHLGDEEITNKSAHRVARSGLSRTFQITRPLEELSVLENVLVGAHIHTRRRGPAEDIAREQLSFVGLDERAAESAGDLTVGDQKRLELARTLATEPSILLLDEIMAGLTPTETQRMLDLFREIRESGTSILLIEHDMEAIMSVSDRVAVLDNGEAIAFDSPEAVASDERVIEAYIGGDVDADGDDGATSDATTTDGEQAGGDHDGDA; this is encoded by the coding sequence ATGTCGACCGACACACCAAACGAAACGACCGACACGGACGCATCGACGACGACCGATCACGAGGGTGAGGCCCTCCTGCGGGCGACCGACGTCACGAAGACGTTCGATGGCCTGGTCGCCCTGCGGGACGTCTCCCTTGACGTCCGCCGCGGGGAGATCGTCGGACTGATCGGACCGAACGGTGCGGGGAAGACCACGCTGTTCAACTGTATCAGCGGCGTGTTCGCGCCGACCGAGGGAACGGTCCACCTCGGCGACGAGGAGATCACGAACAAGTCCGCCCACCGGGTCGCACGGAGCGGGCTCTCTCGCACGTTCCAGATCACACGCCCGCTGGAGGAGCTCTCGGTCCTCGAAAACGTGCTCGTCGGGGCACACATCCACACGCGCCGGAGAGGACCCGCCGAGGACATCGCGCGCGAACAGCTCTCGTTCGTCGGACTCGACGAGCGCGCCGCGGAGAGTGCGGGCGATCTCACGGTCGGCGACCAGAAGCGCCTCGAACTCGCTCGGACGCTCGCCACGGAGCCGTCGATCCTGCTGCTCGACGAGATCATGGCCGGATTGACGCCGACCGAAACGCAGCGAATGCTCGATCTCTTCCGCGAGATTCGGGAATCGGGGACGAGCATCCTGCTCATCGAACACGACATGGAGGCCATCATGAGCGTTAGCGACCGGGTGGCAGTGCTCGACAACGGCGAGGCGATCGCGTTCGATTCACCCGAGGCAGTCGCGAGCGACGAGCGGGTGATTGAGGCGTACATTGGCGGCGACGTCGACGCCGATGGGGACGACGGGGCGACGAGTGATGCCACGACCACCGACGGAGAGCAGGCGGGAGGTGACCACGATGGCGATGCTTGA
- a CDS encoding branched-chain amino acid ABC transporter permease: MSALDSLRQRYASFSERRYATVVKALVGFGFLAVLPYVIEIDVMGMELAATLSLQVLILTLVFAYSAQAWNIMSGYTGQFSFGHAAFFGIGAYATQALAVDLAVNPWVGMLIGSVLAGIYGLCVGYLCFRYDLQGHYFALATLAFAELLRFMVVNAGELNGANGYFKPFPQDYGETFGLVAFQFQSDLPYYYVILAFLVIVTAVSWAIKRSWIGLYFFSIREDERAAASLGVPAYRYKMLGIGVSAFFTAWAGAFWSMYFNTIRPSTVFALFLNVELLLPAVVGGPGTLIGPIVGSFVVTPISEIARTTFSDISGLDRIIYGIFLVVIVIYSPKGVVEWPAMARRRVAAFRDRSRRDGMGTTAETGAAEATETPEQPETSPDADTQEDD, encoded by the coding sequence GTGAGCGCGCTCGACTCGCTCCGGCAGCGCTACGCGTCCTTTTCCGAACGACGGTACGCCACCGTCGTGAAGGCGCTCGTCGGCTTCGGCTTCCTCGCTGTGCTTCCATACGTAATCGAGATCGACGTGATGGGGATGGAGCTCGCGGCGACGCTCAGCCTCCAAGTCCTCATCCTTACCCTCGTGTTTGCGTACTCGGCCCAGGCGTGGAACATCATGTCCGGGTACACCGGCCAGTTCTCTTTCGGCCACGCCGCCTTTTTCGGGATCGGTGCGTACGCGACCCAGGCGCTCGCCGTCGATCTGGCGGTCAACCCGTGGGTCGGCATGCTGATCGGGAGCGTCCTCGCCGGGATCTACGGGCTGTGTGTCGGTTACCTCTGCTTTCGGTACGATCTTCAGGGCCACTACTTCGCGCTCGCGACGCTCGCGTTCGCCGAACTGCTCCGGTTCATGGTCGTCAATGCGGGGGAGCTCAACGGCGCGAACGGCTACTTCAAGCCGTTCCCGCAGGATTACGGCGAGACGTTCGGCCTCGTGGCGTTTCAGTTCCAAAGTGACCTGCCGTACTACTACGTCATCCTCGCCTTCCTCGTGATCGTTACCGCTGTGTCGTGGGCGATCAAGCGCTCGTGGATCGGACTGTACTTCTTCTCGATTCGAGAGGACGAGCGGGCGGCGGCGAGCCTCGGTGTGCCCGCCTACCGCTACAAGATGCTCGGCATTGGGGTGAGCGCCTTCTTTACCGCGTGGGCCGGCGCATTCTGGAGCATGTACTTCAATACGATCCGCCCATCGACGGTGTTCGCGCTCTTCCTCAACGTCGAACTCCTGTTGCCTGCTGTCGTCGGCGGTCCCGGTACGCTCATCGGGCCGATCGTGGGATCGTTCGTCGTCACGCCGATCAGCGAGATCGCGCGGACCACCTTTAGCGATATCAGTGGTCTCGACCGGATCATCTACGGAATCTTCCTCGTGGTGATCGTGATCTACAGCCCGAAGGGCGTCGTGGAGTGGCCGGCGATGGCGAGACGGCGCGTGGCCGCCTTCCGCGATCGATCGCGCCGTGACGGGATGGGAACGACCGCCGAGACCGGAGCGGCCGAGGCAACCGAGACACCGGAGCAACCCGAGACGAGCCCCGACGCCGACACTCAGGAGGACGACTGA
- a CDS encoding branched-chain amino acid ABC transporter permease — translation MPTTLPLASTLLPALASVQSPAQTGIVNRFVDPFANFIADLLALEPILVQLLVFGLLLGGVYALTALGLTMIFGVMDVINFAHGVFLVVGMYAVWWSTETFGINPFLALPIAVIVLFVLGVLIHVAIIEPIIEAPQQNQLIATLGVLFILQSAIEIVFSPNPKDIPLDVGTLTFGGVFVPLGQFYALLIAVVAMLAVRAFLQYTDLGRAIRGTADNRDGARYVGIDVPRINYLTFGIGAALAGIAGGSIALFQRFDPFTGETYLINAFVIVILGGLGSFTGAFVGGLFIGLVEVFGSYYLPGTTAQVLIFLLFIAALLLKPEGLFGGSSS, via the coding sequence ATGCCCACGACACTCCCACTCGCTTCGACCCTACTGCCTGCACTCGCTTCGGTACAATCGCCCGCACAGACGGGGATCGTCAATCGATTCGTCGACCCGTTCGCGAACTTCATCGCAGATCTCCTCGCGCTCGAGCCGATCCTCGTACAACTGCTCGTATTCGGCCTCCTGCTTGGAGGCGTCTACGCGCTGACCGCCCTCGGCCTGACGATGATCTTCGGGGTGATGGACGTCATCAACTTCGCCCACGGCGTCTTCCTCGTCGTCGGGATGTACGCCGTCTGGTGGTCGACGGAAACGTTCGGAATCAACCCCTTCCTGGCCCTGCCGATCGCCGTTATCGTGCTGTTCGTTTTGGGGGTTCTCATCCACGTCGCCATCATCGAGCCGATCATCGAGGCTCCCCAGCAGAACCAGCTTATCGCGACGCTCGGGGTGCTGTTCATCCTCCAGTCCGCGATCGAGATCGTCTTCTCGCCGAACCCGAAGGACATCCCGCTGGACGTGGGGACACTCACGTTCGGCGGCGTGTTCGTTCCGCTCGGCCAGTTCTACGCCCTGCTGATCGCGGTGGTCGCGATGCTCGCGGTCCGGGCGTTCCTCCAGTACACCGACCTCGGCCGAGCGATCCGGGGCACCGCCGACAACCGCGACGGCGCGCGGTACGTCGGGATCGATGTCCCCCGGATCAACTACCTCACCTTCGGGATCGGGGCCGCGCTCGCCGGGATCGCGGGGGGATCGATCGCGCTCTTTCAACGATTCGACCCCTTCACCGGCGAGACATATCTCATCAACGCCTTTGTGATCGTCATCCTCGGGGGGCTCGGATCGTTTACGGGGGCGTTCGTCGGCGGGCTGTTCATCGGGCTCGTCGAGGTGTTCGGGTCGTACTACCTTCCCGGTACGACCGCCCAAGTACTGATCTTCCTGCTGTTCATAGCGGCGCTTCTCCTCAAACCTGAAGGGCTGTTCGGGGGGTCGTCGTCGTGA
- a CDS encoding ABC transporter substrate-binding protein, whose amino-acid sequence MRRSNKPPASADRRRFIKYAGAAGVTGLASLAGCSSDDAGGSGENGSGGGGDGGGQETTGGEGTEGGEETTGGSGNNSEGGTTSGSAGGSTEEVLIGSNHPLSGSLASTGVGMNNAIKLAAQRKNEAGGIESLGGAQVRVLEGDNQGQQELGGQVTQELIDEGAKVVSGCFASPVTTAATQVAERRQTPFVISVAAATDILRGRGFNYVYRPQPPARRMAMDYANLVPEVIRQNGGEIGTAGLFYVNNSYGQSINENLKRSLPENGVEVVTETALELGASSANTQVSKLKQADPDTVIATTYVPGGVTLVDAMQNQSYRPPYLTACASATFTDDAAVSDVGEFANGVLDNNYALNPTVDKTQEVREQFNSSYEGSFSASVGMAYTAGEVIIEAIEQAGSTEREAINGALQSLTYKDHIAAMGPITFQDNGENENALAAVNQVQDGTINVVYPEEFAGVEPIVESSSN is encoded by the coding sequence ATGCGCAGAAGTAACAAGCCCCCGGCATCGGCGGACAGGCGACGGTTCATCAAATACGCTGGCGCGGCCGGCGTCACGGGGTTGGCGAGCCTCGCCGGCTGCTCTAGCGACGACGCGGGTGGCAGCGGGGAGAACGGCAGCGGCGGTGGCGGCGACGGTGGTGGACAGGAAACCACTGGCGGCGAGGGGACGGAAGGTGGTGAGGAGACCACCGGCGGTAGCGGGAACAACAGTGAAGGTGGAACGACGAGCGGCTCCGCCGGCGGCAGCACGGAGGAGGTCCTCATCGGGTCGAACCATCCACTCTCGGGATCGCTCGCGTCGACGGGCGTCGGCATGAACAACGCGATCAAGCTCGCCGCCCAGCGGAAGAACGAGGCGGGCGGCATCGAGTCACTCGGGGGCGCACAGGTGCGCGTGTTGGAGGGCGACAATCAGGGCCAGCAGGAACTCGGTGGCCAAGTGACCCAGGAGCTCATCGACGAGGGGGCGAAGGTCGTCTCGGGCTGTTTCGCCTCGCCGGTGACGACGGCGGCGACGCAGGTCGCGGAGCGCCGACAGACCCCGTTCGTGATCTCGGTCGCGGCCGCGACGGACATTCTTCGTGGACGGGGATTCAACTACGTCTACCGGCCACAGCCCCCGGCGCGGAGGATGGCCATGGACTACGCGAACCTCGTTCCCGAGGTCATCCGCCAGAACGGAGGAGAGATCGGCACCGCCGGGCTGTTCTACGTGAACAACAGCTACGGCCAGTCGATCAACGAGAACCTGAAGCGCTCTCTCCCCGAAAACGGCGTCGAGGTGGTCACGGAGACCGCGCTCGAACTCGGGGCCTCCAGCGCGAACACGCAGGTCTCGAAGCTCAAGCAGGCCGATCCCGACACGGTGATCGCGACCACGTACGTGCCTGGCGGTGTGACGCTGGTGGACGCGATGCAGAACCAGAGCTACCGGCCGCCTTACCTGACGGCCTGTGCGAGCGCGACGTTCACCGACGACGCGGCCGTGAGCGACGTCGGCGAGTTCGCGAACGGCGTCCTCGACAACAACTACGCGCTGAACCCGACGGTCGACAAGACCCAGGAAGTGCGCGAGCAGTTCAACAGTTCGTACGAGGGCTCGTTCAGCGCGAGCGTCGGGATGGCGTACACCGCGGGCGAGGTCATCATCGAGGCGATCGAGCAGGCCGGCAGCACCGAGCGCGAGGCGATCAACGGGGCGCTCCAGTCGCTCACCTACAAGGACCACATCGCCGCGATGGGTCCGATTACGTTCCAGGACAACGGCGAGAACGAGAACGCGCTCGCCGCGGTTAACCAGGTACAGGACGGCACGATCAACGTCGTCTACCCCGAGGAGTTCGCGGGGGTAGAACCGATCGTCGAAAGCTCGTCGAACTGA
- a CDS encoding FAD-dependent oxidoreductase, producing MSESAQPTLRDDRTETVPASEVEWDVSTDMLIAGGGGTGLVAALAASESDLQVTVLEKTDAVGGNTSLSTGMIPAAGTRYQAEAGIEDDPEDMAADILAKNDCEADESMVSHLCAESASLVHWLVDEWDVSLSLVDDFKYPKHSEYRMHAPPGRNGENLVAELKDRIEATENVELLTNAPVTKLVADDGAAGVAGVVAGERREESIEAERVILATDGFAGNKRMVTEWCAEIEEALYFGADGNTGDGIRWGAELGGDLACMDAYQGHATVAYQTGALSTYAVVMNGGIVVNREGERFGDESAGYSAFAVDVLRQPDNVAYEVFDERIFDRLDGEFDDFDEAVSLGAYHEAESVEALADHLGCDPDVTAATVERYNEAVAADEPDETGRTDGVNTLSPPFYGAEVTGALFHTQGGLVVDEHGRVLREDGSPVEGLYAGGGCAVGISGHGPGGYLSGNGLTTALGLGRLAGLHARRSLDAD from the coding sequence ATGAGCGAGTCGGCACAGCCGACGCTGCGAGACGACCGTACCGAGACCGTTCCCGCGAGCGAGGTCGAGTGGGACGTCAGTACCGACATGCTGATCGCCGGCGGCGGCGGGACGGGGCTGGTCGCGGCGCTCGCGGCGAGCGAGTCCGATCTTCAGGTGACGGTCCTCGAAAAGACCGACGCGGTCGGCGGGAACACCTCCCTCTCGACCGGGATGATCCCCGCAGCGGGAACGCGCTACCAGGCCGAGGCGGGAATCGAGGACGACCCCGAAGACATGGCCGCCGACATCCTCGCGAAGAACGACTGCGAGGCCGACGAATCGATGGTGTCACACCTCTGTGCCGAGAGCGCGTCCCTCGTCCACTGGCTTGTCGACGAATGGGACGTCTCGCTCTCGCTCGTGGACGATTTCAAATACCCCAAGCACTCGGAGTACCGGATGCACGCCCCGCCCGGCCGCAACGGGGAGAACCTCGTTGCAGAACTCAAAGACAGAATCGAGGCGACTGAGAACGTCGAACTCCTGACGAACGCGCCTGTCACGAAGCTCGTCGCCGACGACGGAGCGGCGGGCGTCGCTGGCGTCGTGGCCGGCGAGCGCCGCGAGGAGTCGATCGAGGCCGAACGCGTGATCCTCGCGACCGACGGGTTCGCCGGCAACAAACGGATGGTGACGGAGTGGTGCGCGGAGATTGAGGAGGCGCTCTACTTCGGGGCCGACGGCAACACGGGCGACGGGATCCGGTGGGGGGCCGAGCTCGGGGGCGACCTCGCGTGCATGGACGCCTATCAGGGCCACGCGACCGTCGCCTACCAGACGGGGGCGCTCTCGACGTACGCCGTGGTCATGAACGGCGGGATCGTGGTGAACAGGGAGGGCGAGCGCTTCGGCGACGAATCGGCCGGCTACTCGGCGTTCGCGGTCGACGTGCTCCGCCAGCCCGACAACGTCGCCTACGAGGTCTTCGACGAGCGCATCTTCGACCGTCTCGACGGGGAGTTCGACGACTTCGACGAGGCCGTGTCGCTGGGAGCCTATCACGAAGCCGAGTCGGTCGAGGCCCTGGCCGACCATCTCGGCTGCGACCCCGATGTGACGGCGGCGACGGTCGAGCGGTACAACGAGGCGGTCGCGGCGGACGAGCCCGACGAAACCGGTCGTACCGACGGCGTCAACACCCTCTCGCCACCGTTCTACGGGGCCGAGGTCACCGGCGCGCTGTTCCACACTCAGGGTGGGCTCGTCGTGGACGAACACGGTCGGGTGCTCCGCGAGGACGGCTCGCCGGTCGAAGGGCTGTACGCCGGCGGGGGCTGTGCGGTCGGGATCAGCGGCCACGGGCCTGGCGGATATCTCAGCGGGAACGGGCTGACCACGGCGCTGGGTCTCGGCCGTCTCGCAGGGCTCCACGCGCGCCGATCGCTCGACGCGGACTGA
- a CDS encoding nuclear transport factor 2 family protein, whose amino-acid sequence MSDTPAPRAVAEAFFDRMADDDRRRTAGELFVAEPTITLPGASFAGEDAFAAFLDHLAPRYERATKTFDRWIESGSTVVSIGTLSGVDNRGEAFEGVRYIDVYEVADGRIERLDIWNDLLVAGVVDS is encoded by the coding sequence ATGAGCGACACACCAGCCCCGCGTGCCGTCGCCGAGGCGTTCTTCGACCGGATGGCCGACGACGACCGCCGGCGGACCGCCGGCGAGCTGTTCGTTGCCGAGCCGACGATCACGCTTCCTGGCGCGTCGTTCGCCGGCGAGGACGCTTTCGCGGCATTCCTCGATCATCTCGCCCCGCGCTACGAGCGGGCGACCAAGACGTTCGACCGCTGGATCGAGTCGGGGTCGACGGTCGTGAGCATCGGGACGCTCTCGGGCGTCGACAACCGTGGCGAGGCGTTCGAAGGCGTTCGCTACATCGACGTCTACGAGGTCGCGGACGGCCGGATCGAGCGCCTCGACATCTGGAACGACCTCCTCGTGGCGGGGGTCGTCGATTCGTGA